The stretch of DNA GGCCAGCAGCGTGATCGACAGCGACGACGTGTTCGAGGTGAGCCAGGCCGAGGGCGCGAGTACGGCTTCGATGCGCTGGAGCATGTCGGTCTTCAGGGCGAGGTCTTCGGGCACGGCCTCGACGACGAGATTGGCGTCGGCCAGGGCGGTGATGTCGATTGTCACCGCGCTGTCGGCCAGGAGCTCTGCTTCGCCGCGTTCCGTGGTGCCGCGGGTGACGCTCTGTCGCACCGCGGAGGCGAGCGCCTGCTCGGCGTGCGCCGCAGCCCGGTCGTCGCGTTCGAGAATCTGCACGCGGGCGCCGGCCAGCAGAAAGGCGTGCGCGATTCCGACGCCCATCCGTCCGCCGCCGACCACGCCGACGGCGGCGGGAGCAGTCGCACCGGCGAGCAGGTCAACCCCGTTCATTGCTTCTTCCGATCGAGAAAGGCGGTCATCCGCGCAAATTTCTGCGCCGACTCGAACAGCACGGCTTGCGCGGCGTTGTCCACCGCGGGGTGAGCCTCCCGCGGCGCGTGGATCAGCTGCTTCGTGTAGCGCAACGCAAGCGGATCCTGGGCTGCAATCCGGTCGGCGAGGGCATGGGCTGCGGCCTCCAGGGCATCGGGCTCGTGCACCTCCGTGACCAGGCGCACCGCGAGCGCCTCCGCGGCGTTCAGAATGCGCCCGGCCAGCAGGATCTCTTTCGCGAGCGGCTCCCCCACCAGCTCGACGAGCCGCCAGCTGGCACCCGCCGCGGCCGCGATGCCCAGGCTCGTCTCTGGATTGCCGATCCGCAGTGCCGTGCTGCCGAGTCGAAAGTCGGCTGCGTAGGCCAGCTCGGCGCCGCCGCCGAGCGCCCAACCGTCGATCGCGGCGATCACGGGCAGCGGCAGTGCGGCCAGTCGTACGAACAGCTCCGAGTTGATCCCGGCGAGCGCGTCGTCACGGCGGCGCTCGCGCAGCTCGGCGATGTCGGCACCCGAGGCGAAGACCCCGTTCGAGCCGGTCAGAATCAGAATGCGCGGGTTCTGCTCGAGCTCGGCGCAGAGCGCATGAAGCTCGTCGATCATCTGGCCGTTGATCGCGTTCTTCACGGCTGGCCGGTTGAGGCTGATCTGGATGCGGTCGGCCCGGTCGACGACGACGCACAGCGTCGACTCGGCGCCCAGCTCGGGGCTCGTCTCGGGGCTCGTCTCGGCGCTCGGCTCGCGTTCCTGTTCGCTGCGTGTGTCGCTGCCGGGTTCGCTGCTCATCACACGCCTTCCACGAGAAGGGCCGCGCCCTGGCCGACCCCGACGCACATCGTGGCGAGTCCGCGCCGGGCGCCCTCACGGCGCATCCGGCCGAGCAATGTCACCAGTATGCGCGTGCCTGAGGCGCCGAGCGGGTGGCCGAGCGCAATCGCGCCACCCTCGGCGTTGACGGTGGCGTCGTCGAGGCCGAGCCGGCGCATCACGGCGAGCGCCTGCGTGGCGAACGCCTCGTTGAGTTCGATGGCGGCCAGATCGGGCACGCCGAGACCGGTGCGATCGAGCAGTTTCTGCACGGCGGGCACCGGGCCAAGGCCCATCACCTCGGGCGAGACGCCGGCGTTCGCTCCGCCGACAACCCGCACGCGTGGGGTGAGGCCGAAGCGCGCAACGGCGCGTTCGCTGGCAATCAGAACGGATGCCGCCCCGTCATTCAGCGACGAGGCGTTCCCGGCCGTGACCAGGCTGCCGCCGCGCACGACAGGCCGCAGGCCGGTGAGCACCTCGGTCGAGGTGTTCGCACGGGGACCCTCATCCACGCTCACGCTGCCGGTCGGGGTCGGAACCGCCACGATTTCATCGTCGAAGTGACCCGACGCGGCCGCCGCGACAGCTCGCTGGTGGGAGCGCAGGGCAAACGCGTCGGCATCCGCTCGGCTGATGCCCTCGCGCACACCCACCTCTTCGCCGGTCTCGGGCATGCTGAACGTCCACTGCTCGTGGGCGGCGATCTCGGGGTTCACGAACCGCCAACCGAGTGTCGAATCGACGAATTCGCCCGGCTTGCCGAACGCCTTCTCGGGCTTGGCCAGCACCCAGGGCGCGCGGGTCATCGACTCGACGCCGCCGGCGATCACGAGATCGGCCTCGCCGGATTTCACCATCGCGGCGGCCAGGTGCACAGCCGAGAGGCCGGATGCGCAGAGTCGGTTCACGGTGATGCCCGGCACGGTCACGGGTAGGCCTGCGAGCAGTCCGGCCATGCGAGCCACGTTGCGATTGTCTTCGCCGGCCTGGTTCGCGGCACCGAAGATCACGTCGTCGATGGCGGCCGGGTCGATGCCGGTGCGGGCGACGAGTTCGCGAATCACGAGTGCAGCCAGATCGTCGGGGCGCACGCTTGCCAGCGCGCCGCCGTATCGTCCGATCGGAGTGCGCACTCCGTCAATCACAAACGCTTCCGCCATAGCTCCATTGCCTCGTTCGCGAACTTACTGACCGTTCGTTCTGCCAAGGTTCTCACGCGCGGCCGCGTGCGTCAACCGCTTCTCACCGTGTGCCGAGCCACCTCGCTGGTCGAGCCGCCGCCGCTGGTCGAGCCCACCTCCGCTGGTCGAGCTCGTCGAGACCCTCGCCAGATCTCGACAGGCTCGATCACCGATCCAGGCGAGCCCACGTCGCCAGGCGAGCCCTCCCCGCTGGTCGAGCCCACTCCGCTGGTCGAGCCCGTCGAGACCCTCGCCAGATCTCGACAGGCTCGATCACCGATCCAGTCGAGCCCGTCGAGACCCTCGCCAGACCGCCGGTCAAACCCTCCCCGCTGGTCAAACCCTCCCCGCCGGTCAAACCCCCTCCGTTGGTCGAGCCCGTCGAGACCCCCGCCAGATCTCGACACGCTCGATCACCGATCCAGGCGAGCCCACCTCGCCAGTCGAGCCCGTCGAGACCCTCGCCACACCGCCGGTCAAACCGTCTCCGAGTGAGCACCGTAGCCAAAA from Leifsonia psychrotolerans encodes:
- a CDS encoding enoyl-CoA hydratase/isomerase family protein, with amino-acid sequence MSSEPGSDTRSEQEREPSAETSPETSPELGAESTLCVVVDRADRIQISLNRPAVKNAINGQMIDELHALCAELEQNPRILILTGSNGVFASGADIAELRERRRDDALAGINSELFVRLAALPLPVIAAIDGWALGGGAELAYAADFRLGSTALRIGNPETSLGIAAAAGASWRLVELVGEPLAKEILLAGRILNAAEALAVRLVTEVHEPDALEAAAHALADRIAAQDPLALRYTKQLIHAPREAHPAVDNAAQAVLFESAQKFARMTAFLDRKKQ
- a CDS encoding acetyl-CoA C-acyltransferase, whose translation is MAEAFVIDGVRTPIGRYGGALASVRPDDLAALVIRELVARTGIDPAAIDDVIFGAANQAGEDNRNVARMAGLLAGLPVTVPGITVNRLCASGLSAVHLAAAMVKSGEADLVIAGGVESMTRAPWVLAKPEKAFGKPGEFVDSTLGWRFVNPEIAAHEQWTFSMPETGEEVGVREGISRADADAFALRSHQRAVAAAASGHFDDEIVAVPTPTGSVSVDEGPRANTSTEVLTGLRPVVRGGSLVTAGNASSLNDGAASVLIASERAVARFGLTPRVRVVGGANAGVSPEVMGLGPVPAVQKLLDRTGLGVPDLAAIELNEAFATQALAVMRRLGLDDATVNAEGGAIALGHPLGASGTRILVTLLGRMRREGARRGLATMCVGVGQGAALLVEGV